The segment TAGCCCCAAGCCCAAAACAGAGGTCTAATGGCCCAACCAGGCCCAAACTTACAAGCCCAAACCATGACCCAATATCGAAGACGTTAAGCCCAAAAGCCCATcttctgagtacgcggggcgtactcagctcgtacgttttaggggtgagcatggtgcaGTTTGGTGCGGTTTTCAGACCAAACCGAACCGCAAACCGCATGGTGCGGTTTTTGCATTCTTAAAACCGTTGGGTGCAGTTTTGCAATGGTTGGGTTTTTCAGTTTTTAAATGCGGTTTCGGTTTGTATCGGTGCGGTTTCGGTTTTTAAACCGTGTTAAGAATTTGGTgcagtttttttttatgttttttggtgCGATTTTTTAAAACTGTAAGAACTGAAAACCATGTGCATATAAGCTTGTATTGTGctgttttttttaatacattcattttcagctcaaaacaaaattacataaTCAAAAATTATAAGTCGCTTAAAATACAACTTGTGACCACCCTCACAAACTAATTAATAATTGAAGGTTGGTTGATTTTGACTTAATTTGTTACAAACTTATTACATGTAATCGATTAGTACGTTTGGCTAACAATAGAACATTTCTTTTGCACCCCATATAGTCTTAtacaaacacaaaataaacatataataaatatattctcGTTTATAACCATTTTAAATAGCATGTATATAATATACATTGATTGATTTATTACTATACACGCTTGCGGTGCAGTTCGGTTTTGGTGGGCCAGTTTTTAGGatagaaaccgcaccgcaccaTTGATCTTCGGTTTTTGCAAAAATTAAATCCGCACCATTGGTTTTTgcatcggtttcggtttttcggttgcgATTTATTGCGGTTTTGTCGGTTTTTCTTTAgttggttcggtttttgctcacccctagtaCGTTTAGCGTACTCCATCTGGGgctagtacgcgcagcgtaccagttgggtacgccaagcgtactccCCAGTTTGCCAGCCtattccattaagcacttaaataGTTAATCCCTTTCTCTAAACTCTCAGATCTAGTTCCTAAGGATGACTTATAacgtaaagttgacaactttagactcgtgcatggcttaatgggactcaaaagatcaaaaagagcttaataaaGATCTTAATACATGCATTGATCAAAATACTCCATGAAattgacatttttatgaacatgggGACTGAATGGAGCAAAGATCTAGCATCCATTGCTTCTAGAGTAGATCAAAACCTCACCTTCAACACAAAGGACTCAAAAGTTCCCAAGAAACGCCACAAAGTAAATCTAACATAAATTATCATCAAGGTAAGAGCTTTTTGCCTCAAAAAGCTTACAAATAAAAAGGTGATCATGGATCTACAAGCCCAAGCTACTCCTCCAAGTGTTCATCATCTTTTTCTCATTCATAAACCACCAACAAACACTCGTTCAAGCTCAAAACTCACCAAATCACTCTAGGGTTTCGATTTCAGGGTAAGGGAATGCAGAGGTTGATCAAAAGTGTCCAAAAGATGTtataatgaggtttaaatagggtgcaaaccctaaaaattagggtttgtccctgCACCACGTACGCCATGTGTACTccacgtacgccccgcatacatggGTGGAATCCACGACTAACAAAGggctagtacgctaagtgtactcatAGAGTACTCCCCGCGTACTAGCAAGGAACCAAATTGATAACACATTTGCATTAAGGGCTAAAAAAGAAACTTACCAAAACTTGAATGTTACACTCGTTTTAAGGATATTACAAAAATCAATGATTTGCAACCGTATAAGCTCTATCTCAACATCCGCATAGAAAGTACGAATGTCAAACCTTTATTTCCCACTTTAGCATCTAAAAAAACATTTCACCGTATTTTGCTTCCTACAAAGCAATATGAAGACCTTCTATAACAATGATAAAAAGATAGATGATATCATAGGTCAAAGCCTTTTTTAAAACTAAACTCTTTCTTCATAAAACCATTAATAAAGATTTACTATCAAAAGGACCGTCTAAAATTTGATGATGTGCATTCCTCCATAATCCTTACTAACCTACATCTTTGAACACCCAACATAGATCGATTTGCCAAAAGTTTACCAACAAACTTATGAACATTCGCAAAAATAAGTACATGTTTTTTTAGTATTACATACGATAATCAAGATGTTTATGCTTTAGAAAATGATGAAATGCATTGTTTTGGACTAAAGATCCGACAAATGTTACCAATTAATTCGGTCAAATAGAATGACATATGGTAcctatcatatttcatgattgcgtttcaaattcttaaaaaaaaaacattaagaatAAGCATGCATTTACTTAAAATGCATTAGAACGAAACCAGAATGCAATGAACTAGCCAAACATTTTtttccctttcttttggataaaatAGTTGTCATATGTGTTTTGTTGTCTGGTTATTCAATCAGTGGTCTAATTTGTAGATAgctaaaaaaccaaaaaataccGATTTTAGTATCCAAAGAACaattataaaatgtttttttttatgtgtACTTAGGTTTTTTCTTTTTGTAGTTAAGTACTATTTGTATTAGttgaatttaatttaattaaaagaaccGAGAAAATTCGAatctaaagaaaaaaaaacctgaatcgaaacccaaaaaaaaaaatgaactgAATGACATTGGAGCCGACTAATCTATAAATATATCcggacgaaaaaaaaaaaaaaaaaaaaaaatcggacTATTTTGAATATTTATGAGACGATTTGGAATTTTGACGAGTGGATGGGAAAATAGTGATATGTGGAGTGGATCATATTTAATATGTTCCATCAAATAACAAAAGCATCTTTCTTTTACACAAAAATATACATTCTAACTTTGCTTTAGCATTACAATTTATTTGATTCCAGTGTCACAATGATTAATGAGTTAATCGAAAATAAGTCAAAACATAGACCACAAATTTTATCCATGTTTTTTTTGTCCCACACAAGTTTATTAGTTCGGATTTTATGTTATCTTAAACTAACCAATACTCTAAAAACATTTATAATagtctttcatatatatattttttaatttttaaatcatTTATAATAATCACAATCATTTTAAATGTTAGATATATGACCGAAAATACCCAACATATGATCTGTGATCAATAGTATTAAGCCAACATGTGTGGCTCTCTTTGTTCGCAACTTTGGTTTAATATTCAAAACTATAATCAATGAATTAATCATGAACTACATTGATTAAATTTTATCGAGATTACCATTTATTATTACTTATCCATTTCAAAGATAAATCAGGCAACAAATTCGATTTACAGTTCTTGAATAGAGAAATTACTGGAGATACGCGAAATCAGATTgcattttgatttttgattaaATGATCCGTATATACATTCAAAGATCCAAAAGAAACCAACTTCAAATCCTAATCCTAACTGTAGAACAACCCGTTAACCCTAATTAACTGCTGTACATTTCAAATTAACAAAGATGATGATCAGATCGGTTCAAATAAAACATGAAATCAGATCGATTTGTTTACCGGATGAGATTGTGTTTCAAACCCAATCCATGCTTTCCACGAACACATCCAGGTTTGTTGAACTGATTAGCGACCCGTTTGGATTTTTTCATCTTTGGATACGCCCTTTTCCCCAATTTCCTCATCCTCTGTCGCTCGAATTTGTTGTTCAAATATTTCGGCACCAATTCGTCGTCCAAATCATCATGATCATCATCATCGTCGATTTCTTCTTCACTCTCATCTGCATCCTCTTCGTACGGATCATATGCACCGTCGATCCGACCATCATCCTCCACGATTACGTGACGGAGATCATCGATTTCATACgcgtctttaacttcctgtttatTTCAGAGGTCTTGAAGATGAAAACACACGAAAAACAAGAGTATAAGTTACCAAATCAAGCCAAACTAATTACCTCACAGTGGTGAGTGATTTCCTCTACTAAAGACTGCAAAGATATGTCAGGCGACGGAGATCCGTAAGCCTGTTGGAGTAGATCGTCGACGTCCGCCACCACTTCGTCGTCATCGGAGGTGACGTCACCGTAAGAGAAGTTTCCGTCATCGGAATCGGACGGTTCGACAACCTCCCACGAGTCGGAGTCAGAGTCGGAGACGTAGACGTCGATGGCTTCGAAGACTTCTCCGGTCAATGATGAAGCCATAACCATGGATTTGCTTGCCATTTTCACAACCTTCGGTTTGGATTTCTTTCTCTATCTTTTTTTTTGCCAGAAAACCTTGAAGAATGGGTAAGGTAAAATGGGTGTTGTTTCGTGTTAAATAAGAGAACGATAGCCACGTGCCGGTTTTTCATTGCATTTGTCTATGTGGACATTTCCTGAAATCGTATTGGTTAGCAAACGTGTTCACAATTGTCATTGATGAAAAAGTGTATTTCACGTccgtttttatttaattttttttaatttttaataatgtATTTAGGATATTCACCCAAATATCCATTTTGTAGTTTGTTATCTTTTCTGTTATTTTCCTTGATCGATCTtaatgtttgaaaattttgaatttctaAAAGCATCTACCTATTTTATCTGCAAGATttcaaaaaaatacaaataattttgaaaattaagTTAATTTGTTTTAACTGAAAGTTAATTtgaaaattcaatattttggaAATTGACTTACATATGAAATTAACTACTTCATTATTTTATTTACAGCAAAACCTCTATATTTTAATACTTGATAAATTGATAACtttgataaaattaataatttgttCGGTTTCAACTTCAAGTCAGTACAAAATCAGACCCCAAtcgataaaataataaaataattttttttcgaaATCCAATGTAAATATATTGGTTCCAGCGAAACTATAAATTAATAATTACTAAAATATtctaaaattttagaattttcttGTAAAAAATAAATCTatactcactttttttttttttttttttttaaacttcaaataTATATTAAGTTATCTTTAAATCTTCCAATTGCACT is part of the Lactuca sativa cultivar Salinas chromosome 7, Lsat_Salinas_v11, whole genome shotgun sequence genome and harbors:
- the LOC111919080 gene encoding nucleosome assembly protein 1;2; the protein is MASKSMVMASSLTGEVFEAIDVYVSDSDSDSWEVVEPSDSDDGNFSYGDVTSDDDEVVADVDDLLQQAYGSPSPDISLQSLVEEITHHCEEVKDAYEIDDLRHVIVEDDGRIDGAYDPYEEDADESEEEIDDDDDHDDLDDELVPKYLNNKFERQRMRKLGKRAYPKMKKSKRVANQFNKPGCVRGKHGLGLKHNLIR